The Mesorhizobium sp. M1D.F.Ca.ET.043.01.1.1 genome contains a region encoding:
- a CDS encoding CBS domain-containing protein, translated as MQASAIMTTPAITIDTAASIADAVELMLSMNIGCLPVTRADGTMAGILSEGDFLRRAELGTELTRLRWLEFLAGPGKIADEYARANGRRVDEVMTTEVVSAPPAASLPEIVALMARHDIKNVPIVEAEKPVGIITRTDLLRALLRMIPKSSATTCDDELIRDTILTELRSQPWSGGDLIGVVVDSGVVELTGAIFDERQRKAAIVAAENVAGVRKVNDKLFCAGPFSVVLVS; from the coding sequence ATGCAGGCCAGTGCCATAATGACGACCCCGGCGATCACGATCGACACGGCTGCCTCGATCGCCGATGCAGTCGAACTGATGTTGTCGATGAACATCGGCTGCCTGCCGGTCACGCGCGCCGATGGTACGATGGCCGGCATCCTCAGCGAGGGTGATTTCCTGCGGCGGGCGGAGCTCGGCACGGAGCTTACGCGACTGCGCTGGCTCGAATTCCTGGCCGGCCCCGGCAAGATCGCCGACGAATATGCTCGCGCCAACGGCCGGCGGGTCGACGAGGTGATGACGACCGAAGTCGTGTCTGCGCCGCCCGCCGCTTCGCTGCCCGAGATTGTCGCTTTGATGGCCCGCCACGACATCAAGAACGTGCCGATCGTCGAGGCGGAGAAGCCTGTCGGCATCATCACCCGAACCGACCTGCTGCGCGCCCTGCTGCGGATGATCCCGAAATCCAGCGCGACGACCTGCGACGACGAACTGATCCGCGATACCATCCTGACCGAGCTTCGGAGCCAGCCGTGGAGCGGCGGCGATTTGATCGGCGTCGTCGTCGACAGCGGGGTTGTCGAATTGACCGGCGCGATCTTCGACGAACGTCAGCGAAAGGCGGCGATCGTCGCCGCCGAGAACGTCGCCGGCGTCAGGAAAGTGAACGACAAGCTCTTCTGCGCCGGCCCGTTCTCGGTCGTGCTCGTGTCCTAG